The Fluviispira sanaruensis sequence ACAGCGCAACTTTTGTTTATGGCGCTCATCCAAAAAATCCAAATTTTATTCATGAAAATTATGAATTAAAAATGCAAGGACCTTCTTTCGTAAAAACCCGCGTCGACGTCGAAAAGCAATTAGAAGATTTTACCATTAACTATCCAAACTGTGCTGTTTCTCTCTTAAGATTTGCCCCTATTTTAGGACCAAACTCAACCAATATCCGCGCTCGTTACTTTATGACAGGGATTGTCCCAAAAGTGCTTGGATACGATCCTCTTGTCCAATTTATCCATGAAGATGATGCTGTGCGAGCTCAAATTTTAGCCTTAACGAACAACATTCGAGGTGTTTTTAATATCGTAGGAAGAGGCGTTCTCCCTCTTAGTACAGGTATACATATGTCAGGTAAAATTCCAGTGCCGTTTTTTTCGGCGGTGTGTAAAACATTCTTTTCAGCAGGTTATTCTTCAAGAATTTGGGAATTGCCTGCTGAAATCGTGCCTTTCTTTCAATTTTTGTGTGTCGCCGATGGTAAGAAAGCAGAAAAAGAATTGGGCTTTGTTGCAAAATATTCGAGTCGACAAGCTCTTAAGTCCATGATTGAAGCAAACCGTTTGAGACAAATAGGTTTTTCTGTTCCTTCATCTACTTTGGGCGAAGATGAAGAATACGCAACATCACAAGGCTTTCAAAGAATTTACTAAAAAGGTAACACGCATATGAATAGCAACGCAGCTCGAAAAGAAAAAAATAATATAAATAGTGACACACTTACTAATTTTTCTAATCAAGTTTTTAATATAAGAAGAATGCTTATAGAGCAATTTAATAGAATCGAAAAAGATTTGCAAAATAAGTTTTCCGACAACCAAGAAAAATTCGCCACAAAAGAAGAGCTGCAAAGTGTTATTGGTAAAATGCAGGAATTTCGCCAAGAAATTGAAAAAACATTCACAACAAGTGATAGCAATCCACTTGAGCCTGCAGCTGATGAATTTTTTACGGGCTTAAATCCATTTAATTTACGCAGAAAATATCATGATTTTTCCTTAAGATTGCGCAGTGAAGAAGTCGATCCCTTTGGATACGACCCTATTTTCGACAAATTTGTCAGTCCATTGCTGAATTTCTTCTACGTAAAATACTGGCGAGTTGAAACATATGGGATATCGAATATTCCAGCCGATGGCCCAGCACTTCTCGTCGGCAACCACTCAGGCGGCCTCCCCTACGATGCCACCATGCTCAAAATTGCGATCCAGAGAGAGCACCATATGCATAGAGATCTTCGTTTTATGGTTGAGGATTTCTTATTTCATTTCCCATTTTTAGGCTCACTCATGAATCGCTTTGGCGGTGTGAGAGCCAGCCAAGATAATGCTCAGCAACTGCTTGAAAACAATCACCCTGTGGTTGTTTTCCCAGAAGGAGTGAAAGGACTTGGGAAATTATATCGCGATAAATATCATTTAGCGCGTTTTGGCAGAGGTGGTTTCATTCGCCTTTGTCTGCGCACACGCTCGCCTCTCATACCAATTGCTTTTATAGGACCAGAGGAAATTCATCCTATGATTGCTAAAGAAACAGCTATTTCTAAAATGCTTGGACTTCCTTACACACCCATTACTTGGACTTTTCCTTGGCTCGGCCCGTTAGGAGCCATTCCTCTACCCAGCAAATGGAGCATACATATTCTACCAGCAATCGATTTTACAAATTTCGGGCCTGGAGCCGAAAAAGATCGTGTTTTAGTTTATAAAATGAGTAGAATGGTAAAAGAACAAATTCAAGACACCATTGTCGATAAATTAAAAAATAGACGGAGCATATGGTTTGATTAAGGGGATAAAATGACACAGATTATAAGGGTAATATACAATCAAAAAGGTGGAGTTGGTAAAACAACACTTGCTGTTAACTTAGCAGCTTGTGCCGCAAAATCTGGCAAAAGAACACTCTTAATCGATTCCGATCCACAAGGGAATGCAAGTTCCTATATTTTAGGTAACGATAAGTATCCAGATAGTACTTTGGCCGATTATTATGAAAGTTGTTTACATTTAAATATATTTCGACAATCTATTTTTGAGTATATTACATTGAATACGAAAATACCCAATTTGCATCTTGTTGCAAGCAATCGTGAACTCGAAGATTTAAGAACGAAACTGGAAAATAAACATAAAATAATGAAATTACGTGAAGGCCTTAAAAATAACACATATGAACAGGTCTATCTTGATCCACCACCTGCTAATGATTTTTTCAGTCTTGCATGTTTAATAGCAGCAACCGAAATTATTATTCCTATAGACTGCGATGCCTTTAGCATTCGTGCAGCAACAGAAATAAAAAATACCATCGAAGAAGTTAGACAGGATCACAATCCCAACCTAAAAGTTTTAGGAATTGTAGTCAACCAATTTCAAAAAGGCACAAAACATTCTATTGGTATTATTCAAGAACTACAAAAGATTGGATTCCAAATATTGGAGCCATATATTCCATCAAGTGTAAAAATAAGAGAATCCCATTCAGAAATTAAACCGATCGTAATTGGGCATCCTGAACACGCAGTGAGTCAAGCAATTCAATCTCTATTTAATTCTATAGAAAATATTTCACAAATGAAAAATATAAGAAACAATTTCACAGATAAAACATCTTCTAAAGAAAATAATTCAGCTTTGAATTTAGATTGAGTTTTTTTGTAAAATAAAAAAGAATTTGAGAATTATTTTTTTGTTAAATAACAAAGAACTTCATAATTGTTAGTTCCTGGAGCTGTATCAAATGGTTCAAAAATTGTTGGTTCATAACCCGCTTTTTTAAAGGATTTTAAATCTCTAAAAAGAATATCAAAAAATGTAGATAAATAAACAATTGTTTTAGGTTCCAGCGCAACAGCATGTTCTATTGTTTTTCCTTCACAGCCAGAACGAGCTGGATTTAATATAACCACGTCTGCTTTTTGCAATCTTTTTTCTGCATTTAACTTCTGTAAAACTTCATCGACTTTACCTTCATAAAAATCAACATTTTTTACTTCATTTATTTTTGCATTTCTCAATGCATCTTTAATAGAAGAAGTTGAATGATCAATTCCTATAACTTCACGGGCTGACTGAGCAAGTGTCAAAGAAATTCCACCTGCACCAGAATAAAGGTCAACGACTGTTTCTTTCCCTGTTAACTCAAGCAATTCTTCAATACGTGAGTAAATCCGATTGGTGATTATAGGATTTATAGACATAAAACTTGCGGCAGAAAACTTAAATACAAAATTGCCGAATTTTTCTTCAAGTAGATCCTGCCCAACAATAAGGGTTAAATTGTCATTTATTTTTTCATCTTCATTTTGAGCACTGCGACCTGGTGTGACAACTTGCATATAGATGCCTTGAACATTCATATACTTTTCAGCAATGTCTCTCGCCAATGGACGCAAAGTTGCTAAATCTGCTTTTGTTACGATAAATATTAAAATTGCTTGGCGTGTGTGTCTTGAAGTTCTTATTACAACATTTTGTAAAAGACCTGTCTTATTTTTAAGTGTATAAACGCTTACATTGTGGAGACGGATACCTGTGCGCAACCAACCCATGATGTCGTTCATTGTATTTGATTGAATTGGACAACGACCAATATCAACCACTTCATTTAAGGATTGCCTATAAAAACCAAGGTCTATCCATCTCTTAGTCCCTTCTTTTTGCGAAGAGCGTCCACCAAAACTCATTCGTTCCGAAACAACGAGCTTAACATTGTGTCTATATCCCAGACGATCTTCTGACTCGACACAATCTTTGATAACGACAGTAGAGAAATCAGAGCCTGCTTTTTGCACCCGAGACTTAAGGTCTGCTGTTTTTTGCATCAATTGGCTTTTATATGAAATATCGAGAGTAGGGCATGATCCGCACTTTTCAAGAACCCGACACTGTTCTTCATGCATGACTCGCTCAGAAACACCTGATTTCGTTGTAATAAGTCGAACAGGTTGAATATCCGAGCTGCGATCACTTCCTCGTTCTGAGCGATTGTCTCGCGGGGAACGCGGATCTCTCTCACGTCTATAGGTTTTATCGGAAAAGCCGCCACGCTTGTCTGCTCTGCTTGAAGTGGAACGACTGCTAAAACCTATTTTACTAAAATCTTTCATATAGAAAATATCACCAATATTAAAGTTTTCAAAAAACACACACCAAAAAACGAAAATTTATACTCAATATATTTATATTAAACAACAAAAATAAGAAGATAATTTAACTTATTTTTATTTGTATCAAAGGGATTAATTCATTGCAGCACTGTTCGCACCTGAGGAACTGTTTGCCGTTGTCTCAGTGTTTAAAATTGCATTCCAAGCTTCTGCTAGAAGTCTATCCGCTTGTATTTCATTTTCAGAAAGCGAGGGAGGGGTCAAGTTCTTTTGTGCTAAAATCCATTTTGACAAGGCAACAACGCCCTCTTGATAGGTGGAGACTTTGGTATCGGAGAGTTCTCGCATTTGCCGCATAAGACGATACATCTTTCTCCCAGTGACAGCTCGATCGTGCCATCTTAAAAAAGCAGAGGCATCAAGTGCTTTTCCATCAGAAGTCGTCGCTGCTTCCTGCCATTTTTGCAGTTCTATTTCTAAATTTTTCAGCTTATCTAAATGAGTGGAGAGTTTATGGGTGCTGTGTTTTAAGCTCTTTTCAAGTTCTATATTTTTATGCTTCGCCTTAGAAAGATCATCTCTTAATCCATTTATTTCAACTATTTTATTTTCAAAATCTTGCAGTGACACTTTATTTTTACCGAAATCAAGTGCTGCTTTCAATTGCTGATCCAGAGAACGCATTTGCTCAATGAGTTTAGTATTTTCTTCAGTTAAACTATAAAGCTTATTTACGGTTGATTCAGCTTGTCCTTTTAATTCCTTTTCTTTATTCCGCAATTCTTCTTTTGCTTTTTTGTTTTCATCTTTTAATTTTGAGACTTCCTTACGTAAATCAAGCAATTCGGAAGTATGATTTGAAGTGTGTTCATGCACTTGCGCTTTGGCTGGTGCTATTTTTTTCTCTACATTTGCTATCACTTTTGGTGCAATATGTGTGAGTTCACGCGCTTCCAGTGCCACGAGCTTATTATTAAGTTCAATAACTTTAAGTGAGACTTTTTGTTTCGATAAAACAAGCCATGCGCATAATAGAAGAACAACGCCAGAAAATACAAGTGAGACAGTTGCAAATATATCCATATCTGTTTCCAAGAGTTGAGTAGAAACACAGCTCTGAAAACCAATCAAAGAGCCGTTAGTTTCTGTATATCAGAAAATCTTTAAGCCGAATGTTCACAAGTGTGCGGCTCATCCAAAAAAGATCCATAAGCTGCTCAATCGTGTCACGAGCAGGATCACATTGACTACAAGCAATTTGTAACAAATGCGACGGCATAAGCAAGAAAAGAGAAAGAGCGTTTGCAAAAATTGGATTTTTATCTTGCGGAAGTTTCAATTTTAATGTCTCAGAGTTGAGCATTACCAAGGCAAACTCACGCATTAATAGAAATCTCAATGCTGTACCAAATCGATCTCCTTTTTGCCATGTTATATACCACTTTCCATTTTCGTAACGAGAAAGTACGACTTCTTTTTGCCCTTCTTGTGCTTTTAATTCTACATCAGGTAAAATTTGAGACAACTCCGGTAAGAGTACAGGAACTGATTTAATATTTGCAAGTTCAATAATTCGATTTGCTTCTTGCATAAGAATGTTTCGCTCTACATCTGTGCATATAAATTCACCATAGCCCTGATATTCGATAAGAGCATCGTATAAAACGTTTTTTCCTAATGAAATATCGATCAAATTTCGCGGATCAATTTCGAGCGCATGCGCCAATTGATTGATATTTTGAATGGATTTAATATTTTTACGCCCATATTTCCAGTGTGTACAATCTGCAGGATCAAAGCCAAGCAATGCACCTACATCTTGATCAGTTACTTTTTCAGGCGAACTTTTCCGTATTGTAAGAACTTCTTTGCAAAACCTAAATAACTCTGCGCTATGCGGAAAACGATTATTTTCGACATTGATCATTACACGTGTCCTTTTTGAAAAAAACAAAATTTAAGAGTTGAATGAAGAAACCTTCATGAATTATAGCACGAAAATAGGACTTTCCTAATAAATCATAGAATTTGTATGGAGTTATATACCTACCACAGAATTGACACCAAACGCTTACAAATTAAGCATTTTTTGATAGCGTAAAAAAAGAGAACCTATTCCTATTGCATATATAAGAAGTGGAGAAGGCTATGGGCTATCGGATAATGACCAACGTCACCTCAATTACAAACCAGAGACACATGCGCAATACGCGCAAAATGCTGGATCAGAGTTTGGAAAGATTAGCCTCGGGCTTTAGAATTAACAAAGCCGCCGATGATGCCGCAGGCCTTGCAATAAGTGAAAAATTACGCTCAAAAATTAGAGGACTCCAACAAGCTCAACGAAATGCAAATGATGGAATCAGTCTTATTCAAACTGCGGAAGGCGGAATGAATGAAGTCCAAAATATGCTCATTCGTATGCGTGAACTCGGAGTGCAAGCTGCATCTGACACAATTGGCCCCAAAGAACGTGTCTATCTTGATATCGAATATCAAGCACTCAAAGATGAAATTGATAGAATTGCTTATGCGACTGAATTTAATGGAACACAGTTGCTCGACGGTACGGGAGGTATCCTCGAAATTCAAATCAACACAGGAGGTGACAACATTTTAGGTGTTGACCGTCTTGAATACAATTCATTTAAGGCTGACGTAAAAACAAATAGACTCGGCGTTTCAGAACTGGCTCTCGACACAAAACAAGGAGCTCAACATTCTCTTACGGCTATTGAATCGGCCATCGATTACGTAAGTGCTATCCGTGCTGATTTGGGAGCACTCCAAAACAGACTCGGTTCAACAATTAACAATATTGCAACAACAGTAGAAAATATCAGCGCTGCGAACAGCCGCATAAAAGATGTCGATATAGCAGAAGAGAGTTCGGAATTAACACGAAACTCAATCTTACTTCAATCCGGTACCAGTGTCCTTCAACAAGCAAACCAAACGAGCCGCATGGCCCTAACACTCCTTGAAGGAAGATAAGGTAACATATGACAAATAAACTTCAACTGTCTCATGAAAATTTTGTTTCGATCGCAAAGGATCTAATAAAAATTACGGACACGATTTTAAAAAACGTGGTGGTCAAAACAGAAAAAGCCGCTCTCGAAATAGGTAATAAAATGGAACATGTTTCCAGTCTTTCTTCAGATCAAGCGCAAACTGTAAAAGGTTTGATAACAAGTATGTATCAAGAAGGCACTCAGGAACATGAAGAAGTCGAAAAAATGGCCGCAGAAGCCAATTCAATTGCAGATAAAATATTTGAAAGTGCTTCGGCTGGTGATTTAGATGCAGCAAAAAAATTAGGTGAAAGCGATCGATACAAAGAAATTGGGGCAAAAACAAGCGGTTTGTCAAAGCAACTTGAAAAACTTTCTGAATCTGACAAAGAGCTCGCAAATATGATTGCACCTGTTATAATGGCACTTCAATTTCAAGACAGTGTCAGACAAAGTTTAGAAAATATAATAAAGTGTTTTGAAGAGTTTACCAATTGTTCAGACTCTATTACGCAACAAAAGCTTTCTGAAGATTTGGCTAACAAATTTTGGTCTGTGCTCGAAAATAAATTCACAACGACAGATGAGAGAAATATTGTCCGCAAAACTGTGTATGGCGAAAATGCAAAACTCATAGAAGATTCTGGAAAAGATGACCCCTTCATGTTTTAAATTTTTATAATACCTAAATTGATTAATTTATAAAATCAGGTAAAATAGACTTCAATTTTACTGATTTTTCGTTCGCAATTATCAAGGTAACAATTATTTATGCACAGAAAATACATTAAAAATACAACAAAAGCATCTCTTATTCTTATTTTTTCTCTTTTACCTTATCAAATTAAAAGCTTGGCAAATAATTTTCCAATTGAAGAATCCTATCAAATTTTCCAACCAGAATATTCTGAAAAAGGGATGGTCGCATCGCAAGAAAAAATTGCATCTGAAGTAGGAGCACAGATATTGAAGCAAGGAGGAAATGCAGTCGATGCCGCCGTTGCAGTTGGCTATGCCCTTGCTGTCACTTTACCGAAAGCAGGAAATATTGGTGGCGGTGGATTTATGCTTATTTGGCTCAATAAAGAAAAAAAAGCTGTCGTAATAAATTATAGAGAAAAAGCCCCTCTCGCTGCTCACAAAAACATGTTCCTAGATAAAGATGCTAAAGTCGATGTGGAAGAAATAACAGCAAGCTATAACGGTGCAGGTGTCCCTGGAACAGTCTATGGACTCAACTCTGCCTTAACAAAATACGGAAGTATGCCCTTAAAAAAAGTCATGGCTCCTGCCATACATTTAGCACGCAATGGAATTTTAGTCACTCATGCTCTCTCAACATCTCTTACAGAAAATAAAAAACATTTACAAAAAAGCGAAGAATCTACAAAAATATTTTTTAATAAAGAAAAAGAAGCATTCAAACCTGGGGAAATTTTAATTCAAAAAGATTTAGCAAATACTCTTGAAGAAATTGCTTTATATGGATCAGACGCTTTTTATAAAGGTAAAATAGCGAAAAAAATAATCGATGATGTGCAGTCCCATAAAGGAATAATGACCTTAAAAGATCTTGAGCAATACAAAGCTATCGAAATGACGCCGATTGAAGGCACCTACAATGGATTTAAAGTTTTATCCGTTCCTCCTCCCAGCTCAGGTGGAGTTACTTTAATCGAGATTTTAAATATATTAGAAAATGTCGATTTTAAAAAAATACCATTTCGCAGTGCGGAATATTTTCATATATTAAGTGAAGCAATGAATTATGCCTATTATGATCGAAACAATTCTTTAGGCGATCCTGATTTTGTTAAAAATCCAATTGAACGTCTCACTTCAAAAAAATATGCAAAACAAATATTTCAGAGTATGGACTTAAAAAAACACACCCCATCTGAAATTGTCCAAAAAGAAGGAATCCGCCGCGAAAGCAATCAGGAAGGAAACACAACCCATTATTCAATAGTTGATAAGCATGGAAATATGGTATCGAATACATATACGTTAAACTATTATTATGGAAATGGTAAAACAGTTAAAGGAACAGGAATCCTTTTAAATAATGAAATGGATGATTTCACTGCAAAAGTAGGAGCGGCAAATTCTTTTGGCTTAATTCAAGGTCCTAAAAATTCGATTGAACCTCAAAAAAGACCATTGAGCTCTATGACACCAACAATTTTATTGAACGATAAAAAAGAGGCTATTCTTGCAACGGGTGCTCCTGGTGGAAGCCGTATTATCACACAATCATTACTTATGATTACTGGATTTATTGATTATAATAAAAATATATCAACCCTTGCTTCTTACCCTCGCTTTCACCGCCAATTATGGCCAGATAAGTTTTTTTATGAAGATGGAATTGCATTTGAAACATTAGAGTCTTTAAAAAAGATGGGGCATGAGATTGAGAAAGTCAGACCCTACGGTTCGTTGCAAACAGTGCAAAAAGATCCTGATAATCACTTTTTAGGCAGCAGTGATCCACGCTCTGAAGGAGATGCTGCAGTTGGTGTTTGGTGATTCATTTAAAATTTGAAAGATCTCCTAAGTGTAACTATTTTAAAACAAAATTATCAGAAGATATGGAAATAAATCTATATTAAGATTAAGAAAGTGAAACTTGCTCCTCAGAAAATTTATTTTGCCCCGAACTTTTAATATCCATCGCAAAGCCATGGATCATCATATTCAATTGATTTACATAGTTTTGCAATGAAAGTGACTGTTGTGTTAGTTCTGAAGCAATAGAAGCGACTTTTTCGGAACCAGAAGCATTTTGTTGGGTGGACGAATCGATTTCATTCATTGCTTTGCTGATCTGGACAATACCGTTGGCCTGTTCATGCGATGCAGATGATATTTGCGAATTGAGTTCTGAAACTTTTTTTATTGAAATTAAGATACTATTTAGAACTTCAGCTGTTGAAGAAGCAATTTCTTCACCCTTCTTTATCTTATCTACGCTGTCTTTAATTAAATTTGAAATATCCTTTGCCGCAGAAGCACTTTTTTGTGCTAAATTCCTGACGGCTTCAGCCACTACAGCAAATCCACGTCCTTGCTCACCCGCTCTGGCGGCTTCAACTGCAGCATTTAAAGCGAGTAAATTCGTCTGGAAAGCGATGTTATCAATTACAGTTGTAATCTCTTCTATTTTCTTAGAACTTTCTGAAATATCTGCCATCGAACGAGCCAATTTTTGCGTTTCAACTTCACCCATTTCAGCTGTTTTATAACTTGTCTGCGACAGTTTTGCAGCCTGTTGAGCATTCTCTGCATTTAACTTCACCATGCTCGAGAGTTCTTCGACCGACGCCACTGTCTGTTCGAGAGCGGCAGCCGCTTCTGTTGTTCCAGACGAAACTTGCAAACTGACAGAAGACAAATATGTACTTGCCTGTGAAACATCTTTACCAGATTGCGCAATTTGATCGGAAAGAACGACTAGCGTCCTCAAAAGTTTCTTAGAAACAGTAAAGCTAAAAACAATCGTAAATAATGTTCCGAAAATCCCAGCAAAAAGAGAAAACAACTTTGTTTTCTCTGCTTCATTTAATGATTTTTCTACAAATTCAGAATTTAAACTCACTGCTCTGCTTTCCAATTCATCTAAATTTGCAATTACAGGTGTCACTTTTAAGTAGAATTCTCCCAACATTATTTTCCGCACATCATCAAATTTTTCTTGTTGCATGAGACTTGAAACATTTTTAAAAGTAACAGCTTCTATATCTTTCCAAGAATCTTTTATTTTTCTCATTTTTTCTTTGCTTGCTTCTCTGCTACTAAGTATAATATAATCATCGCTTAGCTTATAAAGTTTATTTATCTGTTGTTGTGCTTCCTCAATCTTTTTATCCCTTGCCTCTTTATTTTCTTGATTGGCATTAGCGATCCATATTAAGCGCGCTATATTGGACACACCATAGCGCATATCATTTATTATATTTATGATTTGCATCCTCTGGCTTGCTATGTAATTTAAGTCATCATTCTGTGATTTTATGCCACGCCAACCCAAAACACTGATCAAAACAATCAAGACTATCGGAATTATTGTTAATATAAGCAATTGTCCACTGAGACCTTTGAACTTAAAATGAGATTTTTCCATTTTAATATCCTTTTTCAATTCTTTTGATATTCAGTTTAATAGTATTTTATTTATTGATATTTTAAAAAGATTTTTCGTCAAATTTTTTATCGATAATGGATAAATAGTCTTCTATTTTATTGCATACATTTACGGGCGCTAAACCAAAACGTAGGTAAGGATTTTTATCTTTAATTAAAAACTTTGGCCGCACAAAAGATTGTTTTTCTGCAAATAAAAGGATTTGTTCTAAATCTTTAAAAAGTGGAAGTTTAACCAAGAAAAAAGATGCTGAGGTTTTAAAAATTGAAATATTCTTAAATTTAAAGCGTTCTAAAGATTTTGCAAAAGTTAACATTTCGTTGCGATTGCTCTGATACCAGTCAATGTGCTGTAATGCTGTTTGACATATTTGAATAGCTTGCGGTTGCAAACCTAAATTCAATTGAAACGCTTTTGGTAAATAGCCGATGGCAAAGCCAACTCTTAATCCTGGCAATCCAAAAAATTTTGAAAAGCTCCCTACAAACAAAGAATTTTCTGAACAGAGTAAAGGGGCAAATTCATGTTTAAAAAAAGGTGCATATACCATATCTAGGATAAAAAAATGTTTTGGATAACTTTTGAGCAATGCATAAAGCTCTTTTTCGGAAATTTCATGCCCAGTGGGATTGTTTGGGGAAGTTAATAAAACAACGGAGGGTTCACTTGAATCTAAATAATTTCTTAATTCACTTGTATTTAAACAAAATGAATCTGCTTTTATCTGAGTTTGTACTTTCTTGAGTTGAAAGCCTAAGCCTTCCGCAATGTGATTGTAATTTGCCCAAGAGAAATCCTCTAAAACTAAAGTTTTATACTTTAATTTCAACCACGCCAAAGCTTTTATAAGTGCATCTTCAGCACCATGGGTTAAAGTTATTTTTTGCAAATCAACTTTAAATAGAGTGGCGAGCGCATTTTGCAATAGCACATGATCGGTGCTTGCAGCATAGCGCGAGTGTCCCTGTTGATTATAAAATTGAAACAAATTCAGGACTTCTACATGATGGTCAAAATAATATTCATTCCGATCGAGAGCAATAATTGCTTGAGACAAATTCATATTCCTCAGTCATAAAATAAAAGACTTTTCCTAGCCAAAGCCCAAAGCTTGAGCTAAATTACTAACATAACTTTTACACGCTCACAAAGGACTAATCCTTTTTTTTTGCATCTATTTCTGAGGGATATCGAATGCTTAAATTACAAGAAAAAATAATTAATAAATTGATCAAACAGCTCTGGCTCAATTATAAAGCGAAGGTCCAACAGGTTAAAAAGATTGAAAATGCTGTTCGCACTGAAGGTGATCATTGGAGCGAAGACCATATGGCTTTTCGCACTCTCCCTGGGCCTCACTGTGGACTGGAAACTCTCAAACAGGTCTTTGAAATACTTGGCTACAATCAAGCTGATGAATACCACTTTAAAGATAAAAAATTGATGGCAATATCAATGAACCCTCCAAATAATAAAGAAGAGCACAGCACAAAAATTCCGCCAAAAGTGTTTTTGAGTGTTCTCGAACCTGAAAGTTTTTCACAGGAATTTCAAAAATGTATATTAAAATATACAAATGATTTAAGCGAATCTCCAATTCAAAAATTAAGAAATGAATTTAATTCTCTTAAAACTCATCCAGAAAATATCGATCAATTTGTCCAAGCGTTAACCCTTTATTTAAGCAATGGTCCTGTTTGGCGCACACCAAGTTTTAAAGATTATGAAATGCTTAGAAAAGAAAGTGAATATGCTGCTTGGACATTGGTTTATGGCAACACACCAAATCATTTTACCTTAAGTATCCACTTGATGAAAAAATTTAAGTCTCTCAAAAACTTTAACCAATTTATTCAAAAGGAACTTGGTATTGCAATGAACACTTCTGGAGGAGGTCTTATAAAAGGATCAGCCGAAGTGCATTTAGAGCAAAGTGCAACCCTTGCCGAAGAATTACTTGTTCCTTTTCAAGAAGGGTTTCATAAGATTCCATATGCATTTGTAGAGTTTGCCTATCGCCACCCACTCATTGGCAAGAAAAAAGATGGTATTTGGAGCAGTTATTATCAAGGTTTTGTTACAGACAATGCAGATAAAATTTTTGAATCAACTAATTTAAGGAAACAGGCTTAACTTTGGATTTCTGCTACTTCGACTTTAGGTAAGGCAATTGTCGTAAAAAAACGGGCAATATTTTCAAAGTGGGATGGCGCATCGGTACAAAAAACATGTTTATTTCCCTGACTGTATATTCCTGTTGAGTTATTTTTATGTAAAAATTGCGAAACATAATTAACAATAGGCAAAGAGGATTCTACTACATAAATAGGATCCTCTAAATTATTTCTACCTAATATTAA is a genomic window containing:
- the ggt gene encoding gamma-glutamyltransferase, producing MHRKYIKNTTKASLILIFSLLPYQIKSLANNFPIEESYQIFQPEYSEKGMVASQEKIASEVGAQILKQGGNAVDAAVAVGYALAVTLPKAGNIGGGGFMLIWLNKEKKAVVINYREKAPLAAHKNMFLDKDAKVDVEEITASYNGAGVPGTVYGLNSALTKYGSMPLKKVMAPAIHLARNGILVTHALSTSLTENKKHLQKSEESTKIFFNKEKEAFKPGEILIQKDLANTLEEIALYGSDAFYKGKIAKKIIDDVQSHKGIMTLKDLEQYKAIEMTPIEGTYNGFKVLSVPPPSSGGVTLIEILNILENVDFKKIPFRSAEYFHILSEAMNYAYYDRNNSLGDPDFVKNPIERLTSKKYAKQIFQSMDLKKHTPSEIVQKEGIRRESNQEGNTTHYSIVDKHGNMVSNTYTLNYYYGNGKTVKGTGILLNNEMDDFTAKVGAANSFGLIQGPKNSIEPQKRPLSSMTPTILLNDKKEAILATGAPGGSRIITQSLLMITGFIDYNKNISTLASYPRFHRQLWPDKFFYEDGIAFETLESLKKMGHEIEKVRPYGSLQTVQKDPDNHFLGSSDPRSEGDAAVGVW
- a CDS encoding methyl-accepting chemotaxis protein; protein product: MEKSHFKFKGLSGQLLILTIIPIVLIVLISVLGWRGIKSQNDDLNYIASQRMQIINIINDMRYGVSNIARLIWIANANQENKEARDKKIEEAQQQINKLYKLSDDYIILSSREASKEKMRKIKDSWKDIEAVTFKNVSSLMQQEKFDDVRKIMLGEFYLKVTPVIANLDELESRAVSLNSEFVEKSLNEAEKTKLFSLFAGIFGTLFTIVFSFTVSKKLLRTLVVLSDQIAQSGKDVSQASTYLSSVSLQVSSGTTEAAAALEQTVASVEELSSMVKLNAENAQQAAKLSQTSYKTAEMGEVETQKLARSMADISESSKKIEEITTVIDNIAFQTNLLALNAAVEAARAGEQGRGFAVVAEAVRNLAQKSASAAKDISNLIKDSVDKIKKGEEIASSTAEVLNSILISIKKVSELNSQISSASHEQANGIVQISKAMNEIDSSTQQNASGSEKVASIASELTQQSLSLQNYVNQLNMMIHGFAMDIKSSGQNKFSEEQVSLS
- a CDS encoding pyridoxal phosphate-dependent aminotransferase, translating into MSQAIIALDRNEYYFDHHVEVLNLFQFYNQQGHSRYAASTDHVLLQNALATLFKVDLQKITLTHGAEDALIKALAWLKLKYKTLVLEDFSWANYNHIAEGLGFQLKKVQTQIKADSFCLNTSELRNYLDSSEPSVVLLTSPNNPTGHEISEKELYALLKSYPKHFFILDMVYAPFFKHEFAPLLCSENSLFVGSFSKFFGLPGLRVGFAIGYLPKAFQLNLGLQPQAIQICQTALQHIDWYQSNRNEMLTFAKSLERFKFKNISIFKTSASFFLVKLPLFKDLEQILLFAEKQSFVRPKFLIKDKNPYLRFGLAPVNVCNKIEDYLSIIDKKFDEKSF
- a CDS encoding DUF1338 domain-containing protein, which encodes MLKLQEKIINKLIKQLWLNYKAKVQQVKKIENAVRTEGDHWSEDHMAFRTLPGPHCGLETLKQVFEILGYNQADEYHFKDKKLMAISMNPPNNKEEHSTKIPPKVFLSVLEPESFSQEFQKCILKYTNDLSESPIQKLRNEFNSLKTHPENIDQFVQALTLYLSNGPVWRTPSFKDYEMLRKESEYAAWTLVYGNTPNHFTLSIHLMKKFKSLKNFNQFIQKELGIAMNTSGGGLIKGSAEVHLEQSATLAEELLVPFQEGFHKIPYAFVEFAYRHPLIGKKKDGIWSSYYQGFVTDNADKIFESTNLRKQA